From bacterium, the proteins below share one genomic window:
- the coxB gene encoding cytochrome c oxidase subunit II, which produces MFDNLPLFPESASTLSGQVDALYIFLVVVSLFFSLLIAGMIIVFAVKYRRRSPADRPEEVHGSIVLELAWTLIPLGIALFIFVWGAKIYFSMRRPPASSMDVYVVGKQWMWKFQHPSGRREINELHIPVGRPVKLTMATEDVIHSFFVPAFRVKYDVVPGQYRTMWFEATKPGKYRLFCAEYCGTKHAGMTGHIVVMEADDFQTWLSGGPTMSVVASGEKLVQDLGCVTCHKQDPSGRGPTLHGLFGKKVEIEGGETVVADENYLRESILNPQLKLVSGHQPIMPTYQGLITEEGLLQIIAYIKSLNAPTGTQQ; this is translated from the coding sequence ATGTTCGATAATCTGCCTTTATTTCCGGAGAGCGCGTCTACACTGTCAGGTCAGGTCGATGCGTTGTACATCTTTCTTGTGGTCGTCAGCCTGTTTTTCTCGCTGTTGATCGCGGGAATGATAATCGTTTTCGCCGTAAAATACCGCCGCCGTTCGCCTGCTGATCGGCCGGAAGAAGTGCATGGCTCGATCGTACTGGAGCTGGCGTGGACCCTGATTCCTCTTGGCATAGCGCTTTTTATTTTCGTGTGGGGCGCAAAAATTTATTTTTCCATGAGACGCCCTCCCGCTTCCTCGATGGATGTTTACGTTGTGGGAAAACAGTGGATGTGGAAATTCCAGCATCCATCCGGCCGCCGCGAAATCAATGAATTGCATATTCCGGTGGGTCGCCCCGTTAAGCTCACGATGGCAACGGAAGATGTGATCCACAGCTTTTTTGTTCCGGCTTTCCGCGTGAAATACGATGTCGTGCCTGGCCAGTACAGAACGATGTGGTTCGAGGCAACCAAACCGGGCAAGTACAGACTTTTCTGCGCTGAATATTGCGGGACAAAACACGCAGGGATGACCGGACACATTGTGGTGATGGAAGCGGACGATTTTCAGACCTGGCTTAGCGGAGGTCCCACCATGTCGGTTGTGGCCTCCGGTGAAAAACTCGTGCAGGATCTCGGCTGTGTAACCTGTCACAAGCAGGATCCATCAGGTCGCGGTCCTACGTTGCACGGTCTTTTCGGGAAAAAAGTCGAAATAGAGGGAGGCGAGACGGTTGTTGCGGATGAAAATTATTTGCGCGAATCGATTCTCAATCCGCAGTTAAAACTGGTCAGTGGTCATCAACCGATCATGCCCACATATCAGGGATTGATTACAGAA
- a CDS encoding SCO family protein, protein MNLASLATWWFALIIILISPALHAQNAIPPILQSVDIEQKLNAQIPVDAEFKDENGKSVRLSDLLKGKPAILTLVYYECPMLCTQVLNGLVSSLRPLTFTPGNEFNIITISFDPTETSELARSKKLAYLKEYERTDVSRGWYFLTGDAKSIERVTQAAGFRYMYDQKIDQYAHGSGIMVLTPQGKVARYFYGIEYSTRDLRFALIEASQNRIGSIADKVLLYCFHYDPSVGKYSAYAINLIRLGGIVTVLLLGGFILKMRRKDSVNHVR, encoded by the coding sequence ATGAACTTGGCGTCCTTGGCGACTTGGTGGTTTGCTCTAATTATTATTTTGATTTCTCCAGCCTTGCATGCACAAAACGCAATTCCGCCGATCCTGCAAAGCGTCGATATAGAACAAAAACTGAACGCGCAAATTCCTGTTGACGCGGAATTCAAAGATGAGAACGGAAAGTCAGTCCGCCTTTCGGATTTGCTCAAAGGTAAACCCGCAATCTTAACACTCGTTTACTACGAATGCCCGATGTTGTGCACACAGGTTCTAAATGGACTCGTTTCCAGCCTGCGTCCCTTGACCTTCACACCGGGCAATGAATTCAACATCATCACGATCAGTTTTGATCCGACAGAGACAAGTGAGCTGGCTCGCTCAAAGAAGCTGGCTTACTTGAAAGAATACGAACGAACGGACGTATCGAGGGGCTGGTACTTCTTGACCGGAGATGCGAAATCGATCGAGCGCGTGACCCAGGCGGCCGGCTTCCGATACATGTACGATCAAAAAATCGATCAGTACGCGCACGGAAGCGGGATCATGGTATTAACCCCGCAGGGAAAGGTGGCGCGCTATTTTTACGGGATCGAATACTCCACCCGCGATTTGCGTTTTGCATTGATCGAGGCATCGCAAAACAGAATCGGCTCGATTGCCGACAAGGTCCTGCTTTACTGTTTTCATTACGATCCGAGTGTGGGAAAGTATAGCGCTTATGCAATCAATCTAATCCGGCTCGGTGGGATTGTCACAGTCCTGTTGCTGGGTGGATTCATTCTAAAAATGCGACGAAAAGATTCTGTGAACCATGTTCGATAA
- a CDS encoding cytochrome c: MSKFVNRVARVSRRRLTQTGRPRYFALILLFLFLPACRQDMHDQAKYEALEHSSFFGDQRSSRTPVEGTIARGQLREDTHYYEGKVANQLVHTFPMELNDKILQRGQQRYNIFCAPCHDQTGSGIGMVVKRGFKRPPSMHIDRLREAPVGHYFDVITNGFGVMSSYSDQVPVDDRWAIIAYIRALQLSQNATLADVPDQEKAKLEASKGVQ, translated from the coding sequence ATGAGTAAATTTGTAAACAGAGTAGCGCGGGTGTCTCGCCGGCGACTGACGCAGACTGGACGTCCGCGCTACTTCGCTCTGATCCTCCTCTTCCTCTTCCTCCCTGCCTGCCGCCAGGATATGCATGATCAAGCGAAATACGAAGCGCTCGAACACAGTTCCTTCTTCGGTGATCAGCGCTCCTCGCGTACGCCTGTGGAAGGAACGATAGCGCGCGGACAATTGCGAGAAGACACGCACTATTACGAAGGAAAAGTGGCAAATCAGCTGGTTCACACTTTTCCAATGGAACTGAATGATAAGATTTTGCAGCGGGGTCAGCAGCGTTACAACATTTTCTGCGCGCCGTGTCACGATCAAACGGGAAGCGGAATCGGTATGGTGGTAAAGCGCGGATTTAAACGCCCGCCTTCGATGCACATCGATCGATTGCGTGAGGCTCCTGTCGGCCACTATTTCGATGTGATCACGAATGGATTTGGAGTCATGTCCAGTTATTCAGATCAGGTTCCGGTCGATGATCGCTGGGCTATCATCGCGTATATCCGTGCTCTACAGCTCAGTCAAAATGCAACGCTGGCAGATGTGCCGGATCAAGAAAAGGCAAAGCTGGAAGCTTCGAAGGGAGTTCAATGA